A genomic segment from Aspergillus chevalieri M1 DNA, chromosome 7, nearly complete sequence encodes:
- a CDS encoding putative isochorismatase family hydrolase (COG:Q;~EggNog:ENOG410PVR0;~InterPro:IPR000868,IPR036380;~PFAM:PF00857), with amino-acid sequence MMPPAYKRISKDDCVFLFIDHQTGLIQLVHDFEPNEFKNNVLGLIKVADYFKVPTILTSSFETGPNGPLVKELHDSLPNATVIPRPGQINAMDNEDFAQAVKKSGKKQVVISGVLTEVCVAFPALSLIEQGYDVFVVTDASGTFAEHSREAAHKRMVQAGCQLLNWAAVSSELHRDWRNDVAGFCGIWRDHVPGYWCLMQSYESSVKNANR; translated from the exons ATGATGCCTCCAGCGTACAAACGTATCAGCAAAGACGATTGCGTTTTCCTATTCATTGACCACCAG ACCGGCCTCATCCAGCTAGTCCATGATTTCGAACCTAATGAATTCAAAAACAATGTTTTAGGGCTCATCAAAGTGGCGGACTATTTCAAGGTCCCAACAATTCTAACCAGCTCGTTCGAGACGGGCCCGAACGGTCCGCTTGTCAAAGAGCTTCACGACAGTCTTCCTAATGCGACTGTGATTCCGCGTCCGGGCCAAATCAACGCCATGGATAACGAGGACTTCGCGCAGGCTGTGAAGAAGTCGGGCAAGAAGCAGGTCGTCATTAG TGGTGTTTTGACTGAAGTCTGTGTTGCGTTCCCTGCTCTTAGCTTGATTGAGCAAGGATACGATGTCTTCGTTGTTACCGACGCCTCGGGTACATTTGCGGAACATTCAAGGGAGGCGGCCCATAAACGGATGGTTCAGGCAGGCTGCCAATTGCTTAATTGGGCGGCTGTCTCTTCGGAGCTTCATAGGGACTGGCGTAACGATGTTGCGGGTTTCTGTGGGATTTGGCGCGATCATGTGCCTGGCTATTGGTGCTTGATGCAGAGCTACGAATCTTCGGTCAAGAATGCAAATCGGTAG
- the ura7 gene encoding small subunit rRNA maturation protein UTP4 (BUSCO:EOG09260VEY;~COG:A;~EggNog:ENOG410PFRR;~InterPro:IPR015943,IPR001680,IPR036322,IPR017986;~go_function: GO:0005515 - protein binding [Evidence IEA]): MDIHRCRFVPFNPQAINALAFSHPPSAGVAGRGVPTLRLAVGRANGDIEIWNPLRGAWFQETVLRGGKDRSIEGLTWTLDPPEDGPDGVKLPGRLRLFSIGYSTAVTEWDIEQGRPLRHSSGNYGEIWCLAAQPRWQATQRGKDGKLLPPAEGEYTGQHLAAGCADGSIVILSTADNDLKFLRLMRPSTKRARVLSVTFQNRNTIVAGYADSSIRLFDIRNGQLLRTISLGKGPAGGPKELLVWSVKCLPDGTIVSGDSAGEIRFWDAKNYSLIQRVQGHLADVLDVAVGANGDTVISGGADQRTVVYKKKEGEKGDKKVRWAEVMHRRYHTHDVKTFAVYETKEISIIVSGGPDATPIVLPLREFGKEHHRKLSNLPQIPQLASSPSSRLVMSFWDREISIWRVSRGPTSSYENVDGQRHRLVGKVLVQGEENITSAMLSSDGKILVVATISDVKVFSVRRRKGDEKGALRVQKLDVPAAFSDDGARVVTVSPDSRWISVVRPNSDIYLARLNPASSPQEKPQILPQLTKLNRAARHTRHEKASHGTLGEFERTIRSVVFSDNSSILAVGDLSGCIDSWVLEQTTESKPAPKINGAAESDDESSDDEDEQPIIEGERWRLAAAESPIPRLKGGVVLLSFRPQSKADDKLLTNGTNGDAQNATENRLMALTSEHQLVEFEALEGKLSEWSRRNPKAYLPAEFKGVKDRAMGCLWDLSEGRERLWLYGSSWLWMFDLKHDFPSPEEFEATEQAQEGAKGQVAKATSAQKRKRQAQEDGENDRKKPNTGAGDRIPLAQADIYFDPKYRKVVGADESQGEWISMDKERPRGVDGDDEDAYDHDEAYAASNDAGLARLRREGNMGDHAVTTPKKGKQDKRFPAINGLVADTPTATPRKAEDQELETPAAQKLANRISQPPRRWWHTYKYRDILGIVPLADDAAEENEKNSSLEVAVIERPTWDIELPGRYVRDYS, encoded by the exons ATGGATATCCACCGTTGTCGCTTTGTTCCCTTCAACCCTCAGGCAATTAATGCGCTCGCATTTTCCCACCCCCCATCCGCTGGCGTTGCCGGACGAGGTGTCCCTACCCTCCGACTCGCGGTTGGTCGCGCAAACGGCGACATCGAGATCTGGAACCCCCTGCGCGGCGCCTGGTTTCAAGAGACAGTCTTGCGTGGAGGAAAAGACCGGAGTATTGAAGGGCTCACGTGGACGCTCGATCCCCCCGAAGACGGACCAGATGGCGTCAAGCTTCCCGGCCGCCTGCGCCTGTTCAGTATCGGATACTCGACGGCAGTGACTGAGTGGGATATCGAGCAGGGTCGTCCGTTGCGGCATTCGAGCGGGAACTACGGTGAGATTTGGTGCTTGGCGGCGCAGCCCAGGTGGCAGGCGACGCAGCGGGGCAAGGATGGGAAGCTACTGCCTCCGGCGGAGGGAGAATACACGGGACAGCACCTTGCGGCGGGCTGTGCGGACGGGTCGATTGTGATTTTGTCGACTGCCGATAATGATCTGAAGTTTCTGCGGCTGATGCGGCCGTCCACTAAGAGAGCGAGAGTGCTCAGCGTCACGTTCCAGAATCGCAATACCATCGTGGCTGGCTACGCGGATAGCTCGATTCGTCTGTTTGATATTCGGAATGGGCAGCTTTTGAGAACAATCTCGCTGGGTAAGGGCCCAGCGGGTGGTCCGAAGGAGTTGCTGGTTTGGTCCGTTAAGTGCCTTCCCGACGGCACTATCGTGTCTGGCGACTCTGCGGGTGAAATCCGGTTCTGGGATGCAAAGAACTACTCTCTTATTCAACGGGTGCAGGGTCATCTGGCGGATGTGCTGGATGTCGCCGTGGGTGCCAATGGCGACACTGTTATCAGCGGAGGCGCTGATCAGCGAACCGTTGTCtacaagaagaaggaaggagagaaaggCGACAAGAAAGTCCGTTGGGCCGAGGTGATGCACCGAAGATACCATACCCACGATGTCAAGACTTTTGCGGTCTACGAGACCAAGGAAATCAGTATCATCGTGTCTGGAG GCCCGGATGCTACGCCAATTGTTTTGCCCCTGCGCGAGTTCGGTAAAGAGCACCACAGAAAGCTGTCAAATCTTCCTCAAATCCCCCAGcttgcttcttctccttcgtcTCGGTTGGTCATGAGCTTCTGGGATAGAGAGATCAGCATCTGGCGTGTCTCGCGTGGTCCTACATCTTCATATGAGAATGTCGATGGACAGAGGCATCGACTTGTCGGAAAGGTGTTGGTTCAG GGCGAGGAAAACATCACTTCCGCTATGCTCTCCTCCGACGGAAAGATACTCGTAGTTGCTACGATATCCGACGTCAAGGTCTTCTCTGTGAGACGGCGCAAGGGCGACGAAAAGGGTGCTCTGCGTGTACAAAAACTGGATGTTCCCGCCGCCTTCTCCGATGACGGAGCCCGAGTCGTGACCGTCTCCCCCGACAGCCGATGGATCTCCGTGGTCCGTCCCAACAGCGACATCTATCTTGCAAGACTGAATCCCGCATCCTCCCCTCAAGAGAAACCTCAGATCCTTCCCCAACTCACAAAACTCAACCGCGCGGCGCGACACACTCGACACGAGAAAGCGTCTCACGGAACCCTAGGCGAGTTCGAGCGGACAATTCGAAGCGTCGTGTTCTCGGACAATAGCAGTATCTTGGCTGTCGGTGACTTGTCTGGATGCATTGATAGCTGGGTGCTGGAACAGACGACAGAGTCGAAGCCCGCGCCCAAGATCAACGGGGCTGCAGAGTCGGACGACGAATCAtcagacgacgaggatgagcaGCCCATCATCGAGGGCGAGCGTTGGCGTCTCGCCGCTGCAGAATCGCCCATCCCTCGTCTCAAGGGAGGAGTTGTTCTGCTGTCGTTCCGTCCTCAAAGCAAAGCAGACGACAAGCTTTTGACGAACGGTACCAACGGCGATGCCCAAAATGCAACGGAAAACCGGTTGATGGCACTTACAAGTGAACATCAATTGGTAGAATTCGAAGCTCTCGAAGGCAAACTCTCAGAGTGGTCCCGGAGAAACCCAAAGGCCTACCTCCCCGCAGAATTCAAGGGCGTCAAAGACCGTGCCATGGGCTGCTTATGGGATTTGTCAGAAGGCCGCGAAAGACTCTGGTTATACGGTTCCTCGTGGCTGTGGATGTTCGACCTGAAGCACGACTTCCCCTCGCCGGAGGAATTCGAAGCCACCGAGCAAGCCCAGGAGGGCGCAAAGGGACAGGTAGCCAAGGCCACCTCGGCGCAGAAACGCAAGCGCCAGGCACAAGAGGACGGCGAGAACGACCGCAAGAAACCCAATACCGGTGCCGGTGACCGGATACCCCTGGCCCAGGCAGACATCTACTTCGACCCCAAGTACCGCAAGGTCGTTGGAGCCGACGAGTCGCAGGGCGAGTGGATCTCGATGGACAAGGAACGTCCGCGCGGCGTAGACGGCGATGACGAAGATGCCTACGATCACGACGAGGCGTACGCGGCGAGCAACGACGCCGGCCTGGCTCGACTCCGACGAGAAGGTAACATGGGAGACCATGCTGTTACAACACCCAAAAAGGGTAAGCAGGATAAACGGTTCCCCGCTATTAACGGGCTCGTCGCGGACACGCCAACGGCAACACCGCGCAAGGCCGAAGATCAAGAGCTTGAAACACCCGCAGCGCAAAAACTTGCCAATCGCATTAGCCAGCCTCCGCGCCGGTGGTGGCACACCTACAAGTACCGTGATATCCTGGGTATCGTGCCGCTGGCCGACGACGCCGCGGAAGAAAACGAGAAAAATAGCAGTCTAGAGGTTGCCGTTATTGAACGGCCGACGTGGGATATTGAGCTGCCGGGACGTTACGTGCGGGACTATTCATAg
- a CDS encoding uncharacterized protein (COG:D;~EggNog:ENOG410PI0X;~InterPro:IPR036915,IPR006671,IPR004367,IPR039361, IPR013763;~PFAM:PF02984,PF00134): MAFHRPASSYQPCDTFFVETYDDFRVPRMDPKEHARLIARERQYAIADELSKVTSDELREDIVSHMLDMEAATLPDVESIDIQTEIQWFMRPYLLDFLIEAHTAFQLLPTTLFLTINLLDRYCSKRVVYKRHYQLVGCAALLIAAKYGDKKDRVPTIKELKSMCCSLYDDDMFIQMEWHVLQTLGWTIGHPTVDSFLQVAVMDSPYEPEVEHLALYILEIALFHREFVSKPPSDLARASLALSRCILNRPQPRHTEWAAQYDSMTLVGLSQELHQPSQVLARKYSSAHYSRVSKLLEQFLARQASIASYTPPSPPSEVPAESKPYNGEIGLATPQKNNHLSDMAGYLTPPITPENEAFAHAGNSHFVKGAMCASPTPPPTMQYVTSQPYHQAEATYVQQFQPQPQIAFQTGF; the protein is encoded by the exons ATGGCTTTCCATCGCCCTGCATCCAGCTATCAGCCTTGCGATACCTTCTTCGTGGAGACATACGATGACTTCCGTGTACCCCGGATGGACCCCAAGGAACATGCCAGGCTCATTGCCCGTGAACGTCAATATGCCATTGCGGATGAATTGTCCAAGGTGACCAGCGATGAATTGCGTGAGGACATTGTGTCTCACATGTTGGATATGGAA GCTGCTACCCTTCCGGACGTGGAATCGATCGATATTCAAACCGAGATCCAATGGTTTATGCGCCCTTACCTCTTGGACTTCCTGATCGAAGCACACACTGCCTTCCAGCTTCTTCCTACAACGCTGTTCCTCACCATCAACCTTCTGGACCGATACTGCTCCAAGCGTGTGGTGTACAAGAGACATTACCAGCTCGTTGGATGCGCAGCCCTCCTCATCGCCGCCAAGTATGGCGACAAGAAGGATCGTGTGCCTACCATCAAGGAGCTGAAGTCGATGTGCTGCTCGCTGTATGACGACGACATGTTCATCCAGATGGAATGGCACGTTCTCCAGACCTTGGGTTGGACCATTGGACACCCGACCGTGGACAGCTTTCTTCAGGTCGCCGTCATGGACTCTCCTTACGAACCCGAGGTTGAGCACTTGGCTCTCTACATCCTGGAAATCGCCTTGTTTCACCGCGAGTTTGTCTCAAAGCCTCCATCGGACCTTGCCCGTGCATCGTTGGCTCTCTCCCGCTGCATCCTTAACCGTCCTCAGCCTCGTCACACCGAGTGGGCTGCTCAATACGACTCAATGACCCTGGTTGGCCTGTCACAGGAGCTTCACCAGCCGTCTCAGGTCCTGGCTCGGAAGTACTCGTCGGCTCACTATTCTCGAGTTTCGAAACTCCTCGAGCAGTTCCTGGCCCGCCAGGCTTCCATTGCCAGCTACACCCCGCCTTCTCCCCCGTCCGAAGTCCCTGCCGAATCGAAGCCGTACAACGGAGAGATTGGCCTGGCCACACCGCAAAAGAACAACCACCTTTCGGACATGGCAGGCTACCTCACGCCTCCCATCACTCCCGAGAACGAGGCGTTTGCCCATGCTGGAAACTCTCACTTCGTCAAGGGAGCCATGTGCGCCTCACCGACTCCCCCGCCTACCATGCAGTACGTGACTTCCCAACCTTATCATCAAGCGGAGGCTACGTATGTTCAACAATTCCAGCCGCAGCCCCAGATTGCTTTCCAGACGGGCTTCTAA
- a CDS encoding uncharacterized protein (COG:T;~EggNog:ENOG410PJW2;~InterPro:IPR001789,IPR003594,IPR003661,IPR036890, IPR036097,IPR011006,IPR004358,IPR005467;~PFAM:PF02518;~go_function: GO:0000155 - phosphorelay sensor kinase activity [Evidence IEA];~go_function: GO:0016772 - transferase activity, transferring phosphorus-containing groups [Evidence IEA];~go_process: GO:0000160 - phosphorelay signal transduction system [Evidence IEA];~go_process: GO:0007165 - signal transduction [Evidence IEA];~go_process: GO:0016310 - phosphorylation [Evidence IEA]) → MSDSLEPEWSNSFRSSRTMSCLPCKSECLSESTSTFRTDPSTLDQHPNRSYFEQAQITATERLANLKQELRSLDAEAFWSCLMESVTSICGAQYGFVARRVLEGEPASGVGGKRPSLFGFAFYYNDGYHTVGMHRDRYLACGNPLSHMDHEKPCLIPDNLPSFVSFGLDRLPFTAEGYLAVPLFSDRKCIAHLGLMWSEPGLRKRSLSWPFLEMVLNSLEGLVVQRIRDANSGKAPQKEPKPIAAVQQTIDDLHTTLLHGSTDFSAQPLKPYARSLSHELRTPMQGVVGMLDVMHATVREALEGKHSMRTSSVFQSLKESIEMVQDSARRAVEAADNVVHAYDLNMQVPQTPQVERDNEFFGGAPTQSPVTPYDGGRPNIFIEGNNIAVNPYKRRRSNPPEYHGMQPPKQKIVRMGSRKGLSPRSEEVKNAVHESDKIVHATPARQIEAVMANMVDPRPSLAARRSAPHLLLEGINVNLKGPAIRYTKLRDLLRLVINESLHVGGRPEFASSHATELGERIEIRSRSCNGEVVPKVINWSVDSALPDTLLVDDRDLATLISCVFLNAVKFTNTGTITVSASIGRKPNDVRITVQDTGPGIPEAFLPKLFKPFAREDASITRSKDGLGLGLLVAKGLARKMGGDLVCVRSCTTGPDHGSVFEIRVPVNQEACKGLMTPEKAMTPPQLIDPSRLSSGSTSSSSSFLSPCNRIPSQPIQQPSPSLTEEPSSSHSPVPKPNRSINGDAYDSTLGQKHPLTFLVAEDNQINRRVLVNMLKKLGYREVYEACNGKEAVRVMQETLTSHRATLMLPGGPTMTPESPGEFPIPEKRNHQKNLKPVDIILMDLWMPEMDGYEATSKILQLIDGYHGQIPPDTRRNPGVSSNSDPFSNNTSGVQLPPSPTVLAVSADVTDEALSRASKVGMKGYMTKPYKLTDLERLIIEFCAGGSRTPGP, encoded by the coding sequence ATGTCCGACTCCCTCGAGCCGGAATGGTCGAATTCCTTTCGATCCAGTCGCACCATGTCGTGCCTCCCGTGCAAATCAGAATGCTTGTCTGAATCGACCTCTACCTTCCGAACCGATCCCTCCACCCTGGACCAACACCCAAACAGAAGCTATTTCGAACAAGCACAGATTACCGCGACGGAACGCCTGGCGAATTTGAAACAAGAACTACGGTCGTTGGATGCGGAAGCCTTTTGGTCTTGTCTCATGGAATCCGTCACCTCCATCTGCGGCGCGCAATACGGCTTCGTGGCCCGGAGAGTGCTCGAGGGTGAGCCCGCCAGTGGTGTTGGTGGCAAGCGACCCAGTCTGTTCGGCTTCGCGTTCTACTACAACGATGGCTACCATACTGTCGGCATGCACCGAGACCGTTATCTTGCCTGCGGCAATCCATTGTCTCATATGGACCACGAGAAACCGTGTCTGATTCCCGACAACCTACCCTCTTTCGTATCCTTTGGCTTAGACAGACTACCTTTCACCGCGGAGGGATACTTGGCTGTTCCGCTTTTCTCGGACCGGAAATGCATCGCTCACCTGGGTTTGATGTGGTCCGAGCCTGGTCTGCGGAAACGCAGTTTGTCCTGGCCGTTCCTGGAGATGGTACTAAACTCTCTAGAAGGTCTAGTGGTTCAGCGGATTCGCGACGCCAACAGCGGAAAAGCGCCCCAGAAAGAGCCCAAACCCATCGCTGCGGTGCAACAGACCATAGACGATTTGCATACCACGCTTCTCCACGGATCGACCGACTTTTCAGCACAGCCGCTCAAACCATACGCACGAAGCCTCTCCCACGAACTACGGACCCCGATGCAGGGTGTAGTTGGCATGCTGGATGTCATGCACGCGACCGTGCGGGAAGCTCTCGAAGGCAAACATTCGATGAGAACAAGTTCCGTCTTTCAATCCTTGAAAGAAAGTATTGAGATGGTCCAGGACAGTGCTCGTCGGGCGGTAGAGGCGGCAGACAACGTGGTCCATGCGTATGACCTCAACATGCAGGTGCCGCAGACGCCACAGGTCGAGCGGGACAACGAGTTCTTTGGCGGTGCTCCGACGCAATCACCAGTCACCCCATATGATGGCGGGCGTCCCAACATCTTCATTGAGGGGAACAATATCGCAGTGAATCCCTACAAACGACGACGCAGTAACCCGCCAGAATATCATGGAATGCAACCGCCAAAGCAAAAGATCGTTCGGATGGGTTCTCGAAAAGGATTGTCTCCGCGAAGCGAAGAGGTTAAGAATGCGGTCCACGAGAGCGACAAAATTGTCCATGCGACGCCAGCGCGCCAGATCGAAGCCGTCATGGCCAACATGGTGGATCCACGTCCTTCGTTGGCTGCTCGACGGTCGGCACCGCACCTCCTTCTTGAAGGCATTAATGTCAATCTGAAGGGCCCGGCAATCAGATATACCAAGCTTCGCGACTTGCTTCGTCTGGTCATCAACGAATCTCTCCATGTCGGCGGTCGACCCGAGTTTGCTTCGAGCCACGCTACCGAGCTGGGGGAGAGAATCGAAATCCGCTCCCGGTCTTGCAACGGAGAAGTTGTTCCCAAAGTCATCAATTGGTCGGTGGATTCGGCACTGCCAGACACGCTGCTCGTCGATGATCGAGACCTGGCCACGCTGATATCGTGTGTCTTCCTGAACGCCGTCAAGTTCACCAACACCGGTACCATTACCGTTTCAGCATCCATCGGCCGCAAACCCAACGATGTACGGATCACTGTGCAAGACACCGGCCCTGGAATTCCGGAAGCTTTTCTACCTAAACTGTTCAAACCGTTTGCTAGGGAAGACGCTTCGATCACTCGCAGTAAGGATGGCTTAGGTCTGGGACTTCTCGTAGCAAAAGGTCTCGCCAGGAAGATGGGTGGTGACCTCGTCTGTGTCCGATCTTGTACTACCGGCCCCGACCACGGGTCTGTGTTCGAGATCAGAGTACCTGTCAACCAAGAAGCTTGCAAAGGATTGATGACTCCGGAAAAGGCCATGACACCGCCACAACTTATTGATCCGTCGCGTCTGAGCAGCGGAAGCAccagctcctcctcttctttcctaTCCCCTTGCAACCGTATTCCCAGTCAACCCATCCAGCAACCGTCTCCCAGTTTGACGGAGGAGCCGTCATCATCGCACTCCCCGGTCCCCAAACCCAACCGGTCGATCAACGGCGACGCATACGACAGCACTTTGGGACAGAAACATCCCCTCACCTTCCTAGTCGCTGAAGACAACCAAATCAACCGACGCGTCCTCGTGAACATGCTGAAGAAACTCGGCTACCGCGAAGTCTACGAGGCCTGCAACGGCAAAGAAGCTGTACGGGTCATGCAAGAAACTCTCACCTCGCACCGTGCAACCCTTATGCTACCGGGCGGACCGACAATGACCCCCGAGAGCCCGGGAGAATTTCCTATCCCGGAAAAGCGAAATCATCAGAAGAACCTGAAGCCGGTTGACATTATCCTGATGGATCTGTGGATGCCAGAGATGGACGGCTACGAGGCGACTTCTAAGATCCTGCAATTAATAGACGGGTACCACGGCCAGATTCCTCCTGATACGCGACGGAATCCAGGCGTTTCCTCGAATTCGGATCCGTTTTCTAATAATACATCAGGAGTTCAACTCCCGCCGTCTCCCACCGTCCTAGCCGTCAGTGCAGACGTGACAGACGAAGCACTCAGCCGTGCATCCAAAGTCGGGATGAAAGGGTACATGACCAAACCGTATAAACTAACAGATCTCGAACGACTGATCATCGAGTTCTGCGCCGGTGGCAGTCGTACACCTGGACCGTGA
- a CDS encoding putative UBX domain protein (COG:S;~EggNog:ENOG410QDGR;~InterPro:IPR029071,IPR001012,IPR021569;~PFAM:PF11470;~go_function: GO:0005515 - protein binding [Evidence IEA]), with the protein MSSHVVVIDSTARRATIKTTPGKYLTDVLQEACAKLGADPSQCGLKHKSKQLDLSLAFRLTGLTSGAKLELVQQSRSPSVVTVAIQLPESESRGVPSGRLLDRFPSSTTLWHILRKFEAGVAGGGSTRNLTARGVPSTDNGSTGAGRLFYEIPVLQVLGREMSTFTDLQKSLAQLGFNSGNVLLRLSFRRTEEPLEVAMVKIQDYFKAVEDDMAATTTAATATQDQLAPAQATSDEQPTGIEPSGEPPQPSPAVSEQPSHITPPLPATSTEPAANPMAASRPITVFSPPTSSTPQSAQFTYNDNDYVPSVEHAQAHQRRLNETSRPQRLPTDAEIAAKESAEAERLASVKEIDVKVRLPDQSQVVAKFGQSDTGKSLYDFVRSCLAEQFVREKFLLAVFPTAGGLGPGAGKKLQNVVPDSERSLLIKNLNMVGRVLVSFSWDPSVPSAVRGNKTSLLKPELQGQAQQLKVEQPAAVPDEPAGGSRVEGTEQRQNEKPARKPGTLPKWLKLPGKK; encoded by the exons ATGAGCTCTCACGTCGTAGTCATAGACTCGACTGCTCGAAGAGCTACCATCAAAACCACTCCTGGCAAATATTTAACCGATGTCTTGCAAGAAGCATGCGCCAAACTGGGCGCGGACCCCAGCCAATGTGGTCTGAA ACACAAGAGTAAACAGCTGGACCTCTCACTTGCCTTCCGTCTCACAGGACTCACGTCCGGTGCCAAACTTGAGCTTGTACAGCAGTCTCGATCGCCCTCCGTCGTCACGGTCGCTATACAACTGCCCGAGTCAGAATCACGCGGAGTTCCCAGCGGCCGTCTCTTGGATAGATTCCCCAGCTCTACGACTTTATGGCATATCTTACGAAAGTTTGAGGCTGGTGTTGCAGGAGGAGGGTCGACTCGAAATCTCACAGCACGTGGTGTCCCCTCAACAGATAATGGCAGTACCGGCGCAGGAAGGTTGTTTTACGAGATCCCCGTGTTGCAGGTCCTGGGACGAGAGATGTCGACATTTACGGATCTTCAAAAGTCACTGGCGCAGCTGGGGTTCAATAGTGGGAATGTTTTGTTAAGACTGAGTTTCCGGCGCACAGAAGAGCCTCTGGAGGTGGCTATGGTTAAGATCCAGGATTACTTCAAGGCGGTTGAAGACGACATGGCAGCGACTACAACGGCAGCGACAGCGACGCAAGACCAACTTGCACCGGCTCAGGCGACATCCGACGAGCAGCCAACAGGCATCGAACCGAGTGGCGAACCTCCTCAACCCTCTCCCGCCGTCTCCGAACAACCATCTCACATCACTCCACCACTCCCCGCTACTTCTACCGAGCCAGCCGCGAATCCAATGGCAGCCTCTCGTCCCATAACAGTCTTCTCCCCTCCCACCAGCAGCACACCTCAGTCCGCTCAATTCACCTACAATGACAATGACTACGTTCCATCGGTTGAGCACGCACAAGCCCACCAGCGCCGTCTTAACGAGACTTCACGACCGCAACGTCTACCAACAGATGCAGAAATTGCAGCAAAGGAATCAGCAGAGGCAGAAAGGCTAGCGTCTGTAAAGGAAATCGACGTGAAAGTCCGGCTTCCCGACCAGAGCCAGGTGGTGGCCAAGTTCGGGCAATCGGATACTGGTAAGTCTCTTTACGATTTTGTGAGAAGCTGCTTGGCGGAACAATTTGTGCGGGAGAAATTCCTTCTCGCAGTCTTTCCCACTGCTGGAGGTCTAGGTCCCGGTGCAGGAAAGAAGCTTCAAAACGTGGTCCCCGACTCGGAGCGTTCTTTGTTAATCAAAAACCTCAACATGGTTGGACGagtgcttgtcagcttctcCTGGGACCCCAGTGTCCCTTCTGCTGTGCGAGGGAACAAAACTAGTCTTCTGAAGCCAGAGCTCCAAGGTCAGGCACAGCAACTCAAAGTCGAACAACCAGCAGCTGTGCCAGATGAGCCCGCTGGTGGTTCGCGAGTGGAAGGCACAGAGCAGCGCCAGAATGAGAAACCTGCGCGGAAACCAGGAACTCTGCCCAAGTGGCTCAAGTTACCTGGGAAGAAATGA
- the pup3 gene encoding proteasome core particle subunit beta 3 (BUSCO:EOG09264G4X;~COG:O;~EggNog:ENOG410PHSV;~InterPro:IPR029055,IPR001353,IPR023333,IPR033811, IPR016050;~MEROPS:MER0001710;~PFAM:PF00227;~go_component: GO:0005839 - proteasome core complex [Evidence IEA];~go_component: GO:0019774 - proteasome core complex, beta-subunit complex [Evidence IEA];~go_function: GO:0004298 - threonine-type endopeptidase activity [Evidence IEA];~go_process: GO:0043161 - proteasome-mediated ubiquitin-dependent protein catabolic process [Evidence IEA];~go_process: GO:0051603 - proteolysis involved in cellular protein catabolic process [Evidence IEA]), whose translation MSNPFSINGGACVAMVGKDCVAIACDLRLGMQSLTVSNNFPKIFNYAPSTFLGLTGLATDVNTVSDLFRYKVNMYRLREERNIAPQTFANLVSSSLYERRFGPFFVSPVVAGINETTNQPFICGFDSIGCIDFAKDFIVSGTASDQLFGTCEGLWEPGLSPDDLFETISQALLSAVDRDALSGWGAQVYIIEKDKVTKRLLKGRQD comes from the exons ATG AGCAATCCTTTCAGTATCA ATGGCGGTGCCTGCGTGGCCATGGTGGGCAAGGACTGCGTCGCTATTGCCTGCGATCTCCGTCTCGGTATGCAGTCGTTGACTGTGTCGAACAACTTCCCTAAGATCTTTAACTACGCCCCCTCGACCTTCCTCGGATTGACCGGCCTAGCCACCGATGTCAATACCGTCTCAGATCTGTTCCGCTACAAGGTCAACATGTACCGACTTCGGGAGGAACGCAACATTGCACCACAGACATTCGCCAACCTAGTCAGTTCATCGTTGTATGAGAGACGGTTCGGTCCTTTCTTCGTCAGTCCTGTGGTGGCCGGAATCAACGAGACAACAAATCAGCCGTTTATCTGCGGGTTCGACAGTATCGGCTGTATCGATTTCGCCAAGGACTTTATTGTCAGTGGGACGGCCAGTGATCAGCTGTTCGGTACCTGTGAAGGTCTATGGGAGCCAGGATTG AGCCCCGATGACCTGTTCGAAACGATTTCCCAAGCCCTTCTCAGTGCTGTTGACAGAGACGCCCTTTCGGGTTGGGGTGCTCAGGTGTACATCATAGAGAAGGACAAGGTGACCAAGCGACTCCTCAAGGGACGACAGGACTAG